One genomic region from Spirulina subsalsa PCC 9445 encodes:
- a CDS encoding NAD(P)-binding protein, producing the protein MNDAPEPFSSRFPAYIERGGEQSFLQPYILRGTNFYGFFLQGSLSHLQGLCDRYLNAPSQGQLEYRPLSPYVLLSFDRIAHITSTEAPDQEKGFFSEQGEVIIWVPVMAGHSWGKGFIVDHLAVFIPYIFVNNSPALVSGREVYGFPKQWGWIDFPQDPNEMGRFTLEAVAWDTFSPESAGRRQPILSITPTSSGQGDRTWSSLTTISQDILTLLLPQGLNLPGIDLPRHLLENFLTRSFNTVFLKQFRDGTDGRQACYQAIIEAPTQLEHLHNGKLLGDRFLVTLPPLASHPIAQDLGLQADPNLPPNQFLAHLPFWLNFDFSLKNGQVLWQADNNPPPQKQKIAVLGGGLGSLTTVFELTEQPDWQRYYEITVYQMGWRLGGKGASGRNMTPHSPEQEPDYRIQEHGFHIFFGFYENAFRLMDRCYQALGDDGPFDTVSDAFKPHNYIVLEEYIEGKWYPWQLNYPSNDLVPWQGGGIGSYWDYIRTALIFAYELLTHSPKLQDSSPDNPPPQTLWEHLQQELERGWETFSQLPELLGITLAEIDLTLDSSFLLLAIQALETLPQDCPLGRIEPLLLFCLEQSQTRLEARLAKIAQGEDPETRRNLIITNFTQTVIRGLILDNALDGEAFNDLDNIDFAQWLKKHGAWEMTLNSPLVRSMYDLLFAFKGGINTPENQALGTAAALRWVIRMNLTYNGAVMWKMQAGMGDTIFAPLYQVLKERGVRFEFFHRVTNLGLETQQPDHIATIDLVRQVNLKQPAAGYDPLIRVKRLLCWPAEPLYDQIQEGEQLKAHEIDLESFWSPWPTLHTEEKITLKRGTDFDLVLLGISLGALPYICPELLAVSEKWRKMVQEIPTVTTQGGQLWFKSTLAQLGWTDASAVVGTYAEPLDTYADMTHLIPQENWSSAHYPYSLAYFTGTMPDPGIPPAEDYDFPTQQQAKINQAALEFLEEAGAYLWPKVTPAGESEGFNWDLLVDPQGGTGKARFDAQFWRINITPTERYVMSVPGSQAYRLNPGESGFHNLFLTGDWVNNSLNSGCAEATVMAGMSAAQAILAQGMPQVQGVSIIGHYPWQGTGNRE; encoded by the coding sequence ATGAACGATGCTCCTGAACCTTTTTCCTCTAGGTTTCCTGCCTATATTGAACGGGGCGGTGAACAGTCTTTTTTACAACCTTATATTCTCCGAGGAACGAATTTTTACGGGTTCTTTTTGCAGGGGAGTTTGAGTCATTTACAGGGGTTGTGCGATCGCTACTTGAACGCACCAAGTCAAGGTCAGTTAGAATACCGCCCGTTGAGTCCCTACGTTTTACTCAGTTTTGACCGCATTGCTCACATTACCTCAACGGAAGCCCCAGACCAAGAAAAGGGGTTTTTCTCGGAACAGGGGGAGGTGATTATTTGGGTTCCGGTGATGGCCGGACATTCCTGGGGCAAGGGTTTTATTGTGGATCATCTGGCTGTATTTATCCCCTATATTTTCGTCAATAACTCCCCTGCCTTAGTTTCAGGGCGTGAGGTCTACGGTTTCCCGAAACAGTGGGGGTGGATTGATTTCCCCCAAGATCCCAACGAGATGGGTCGTTTTACCCTAGAAGCGGTGGCTTGGGACACCTTTAGCCCCGAAAGTGCAGGCCGTCGTCAGCCCATTCTCTCGATTACACCCACTTCATCGGGTCAAGGCGATCGCACCTGGTCTTCTCTGACCACCATCAGCCAAGATATTCTCACCCTACTACTCCCCCAAGGGCTTAACCTACCGGGAATTGACCTGCCCCGCCATTTACTCGAAAACTTTCTGACACGGTCTTTTAATACCGTCTTCCTCAAACAGTTTCGGGATGGGACAGATGGCCGTCAAGCCTGTTATCAGGCCATTATTGAAGCCCCCACCCAACTAGAACACCTGCACAATGGGAAATTATTGGGCGATCGCTTTCTCGTCACCCTTCCCCCCCTCGCCAGTCATCCCATCGCCCAAGATTTAGGCCTACAAGCCGATCCCAACCTTCCTCCGAACCAATTTCTCGCCCATTTGCCCTTCTGGTTAAACTTCGACTTCAGCCTTAAAAACGGTCAAGTCCTCTGGCAAGCAGACAACAATCCACCCCCCCAAAAACAAAAAATCGCCGTCCTCGGAGGCGGCCTCGGTTCCCTGACCACCGTCTTTGAACTCACCGAACAACCCGACTGGCAGCGTTACTATGAGATCACCGTCTATCAAATGGGCTGGCGACTAGGCGGCAAAGGGGCAAGCGGTCGCAATATGACCCCCCACAGCCCAGAACAAGAGCCCGATTACCGCATCCAAGAACACGGCTTTCATATCTTTTTTGGTTTCTATGAAAACGCCTTTCGCCTGATGGATCGGTGTTATCAAGCCCTAGGAGACGATGGCCCCTTTGATACAGTCAGCGATGCTTTTAAGCCACACAACTATATTGTGCTGGAAGAATATATAGAGGGGAAATGGTACCCTTGGCAACTGAACTACCCCAGCAATGATTTAGTGCCGTGGCAAGGGGGCGGTATAGGGTCTTACTGGGACTATATCCGCACCGCCTTAATCTTCGCCTATGAACTCTTGACCCACTCCCCCAAACTTCAAGATTCCTCACCCGACAATCCCCCGCCCCAAACCCTTTGGGAACACTTACAACAGGAACTTGAACGGGGATGGGAGACATTCAGCCAACTGCCAGAACTCCTCGGAATTACCCTCGCTGAAATAGACCTCACCCTAGACAGTAGTTTTCTTTTACTCGCCATTCAAGCCCTAGAAACCCTGCCCCAAGATTGCCCCCTAGGTCGCATTGAACCCCTGTTACTCTTTTGTTTAGAACAGTCTCAGACCCGTTTAGAAGCCCGTCTCGCCAAGATTGCCCAAGGAGAAGACCCCGAAACGCGGCGCAATTTAATCATTACCAACTTTACCCAAACCGTAATCCGAGGGCTAATTTTAGATAATGCCTTAGACGGGGAAGCCTTCAATGACCTAGACAACATTGATTTTGCCCAGTGGTTAAAAAAACATGGCGCATGGGAAATGACCCTTAACTCCCCCCTCGTCCGTTCCATGTACGACCTCCTCTTTGCCTTTAAAGGGGGCATCAACACCCCAGAAAACCAAGCATTAGGCACCGCGGCCGCCCTCCGTTGGGTGATTCGTATGAATTTGACCTATAACGGCGCGGTGATGTGGAAAATGCAGGCAGGGATGGGGGATACAATTTTCGCCCCCCTCTATCAAGTTCTGAAGGAACGGGGGGTGCGTTTTGAGTTTTTCCATCGGGTGACTAATTTAGGCTTAGAAACCCAACAACCGGATCATATTGCAACCATCGATTTAGTGCGACAGGTGAATTTAAAACAACCCGCCGCAGGTTATGATCCCCTCATCCGGGTTAAACGCTTGCTCTGTTGGCCCGCAGAACCCCTATATGACCAGATTCAGGAGGGGGAACAACTGAAAGCCCATGAGATTGATTTAGAGTCCTTCTGGAGCCCCTGGCCAACGCTACACACCGAGGAGAAGATCACCCTCAAGCGGGGGACAGATTTTGATTTAGTCCTGTTGGGGATTAGTTTAGGGGCGCTGCCCTATATTTGTCCGGAATTGCTGGCCGTGAGTGAGAAGTGGCGAAAGATGGTGCAGGAAATCCCCACCGTGACCACCCAAGGGGGGCAGTTATGGTTTAAGTCTACCCTAGCTCAATTAGGCTGGACAGATGCCAGTGCGGTGGTGGGAACCTATGCGGAGCCCTTGGATACCTATGCCGATATGACCCATTTAATCCCCCAAGAAAACTGGAGTTCTGCACATTACCCCTATAGTTTGGCCTACTTTACCGGAACCATGCCAGACCCCGGTATCCCTCCGGCCGAGGATTATGATTTTCCCACTCAACAACAGGCGAAAATCAATCAGGCCGCGCTGGAGTTTTTAGAGGAAGCGGGGGCTTATCTTTGGCCCAAGGTGACACCTGCGGGAGAGTCAGAAGGTTTTAACTGGGATTTATTGGTGGACCCGCAGGGAGGGACAGGAAAAGCCCGTTTTGATGCCCAATTTTGGCGGATTAACATTACTCCAACGGAACGATATGTGATGTCAGTTCCCGGTAGTCAAGCTTATCGCCTCAATCCCGGAGAGTCCGGTTTTCATAACCTTTTCCTGACGGGGGATTGGGTGAATAACAGTTTAAATTCAGGGTGTGCGGAAGCAACGGTGATGGCCGGAATGTCGGCCGCTCAAGCCATTTTAGCTCAGGGGATGCCACAAGTTCAGGGTGTTTCGATTATTGGCCATTATCCTTGGCAGGGAACAGGGAATAGGGAATAG
- a CDS encoding trifunctional serine/threonine-protein kinase/ATP-binding protein/sensor histidine kinase, with protein MQHKTLTHYTITSELSIGTKNLIYRGHRNKDQVPVIVKVPKAEYPSLREIAKLKHEYEIMQGLTLNHVVQPLGLEKYNHGLALILEDFGGQSLYDVIAQQGPLSVEVFLSIAIAITNSLSEIHQHRIIHKDIKPSNIIVNLATQDLKITDFGISSLLSSENQGISTPNALEGTLAYLSPEQTGRMNRLIDYRTDFYSLGITFYELLTGELPFDSLDPIELIHAHLAKEPPNPTTLNPQIPPVISNIILKLLAKNAEDRYQTAIALKQDLLKCSQQWQERQQIEDFAIAQNNISDQFQIPQKLYGREAEVKTLLQAFEIASFGHTELMLVSGYSGIGKSSLVHEIHKPIVKRKGFFISGKFDQFKRNIPYASLIEAFQELVQQLLTETEDKIEQWKQKLLKALGQNGAVIIDVIPEVELIIGPQPPVPHLGPTESQNRFNLVFQKFIAVFTQAEHPLVIFLDDLQWADSPSLKFLNLLVTNPESRYLLIIGAYRDNEVSPSHPLMLTLHAIEESEVIVKTIEVKPLDLDTTNKLISDTLYRPTEDTLELAQLCHNKTGGNPFFLTQLLKSLYSEELFYFDYINGQWNWDVAAIRQCDITENVVDLMINKLRKLPATTQESLKLASCIGNRFSLHILATVSEQSLPEVANSLWDALQEGFIIPSSDTYRIPLLWQKIEEVDKISVDYRFLHDRVQQAAYTLIPESEKAITHLKMGRLLLKQVTNLEEDEKLFDIVNHLNAGSALIEEDKEKHHLASLNLVAGQKAKDSTAYEPALKYFSSGLVYLGDNAWQMDYDLAFNLYQERSECEYLCGNFETAENLFDLIITQAKTSLEKAQVQIVRLALYDNTGKFVENIRLASQTLEVFGLNIPTGGDDIPPAFEAELTVYRENLAKHKIPELALIPDNTNPEIEICMNVLMNMTGPAYFTNQDLLALITLKMVNLSIEYGNSEASAHGYAFWGIVAGSRLLEYENGYEFGQLALKMNEKFHTANLTCKVFNLVAGLISHWRSPMKNNLPILRQGYQDGVNTGDVYTSYISYHVILQRILMGHDFNSILDESDKFLDFLRQSKNHVFVGVQQTYQQVIRNLQDLTREQASLSDENFDEMACVQMWMDNQFLPGVAMYNIFKMQLLYLYGSYSEALVFAKASCNTVVFVSGIPNQVEHNFYYSLTLAQLYPTASPSDQQQYFAQLDENQKMLKIWADNCPENFGHKYLLVEAEKARIQGKIQQALNLYEEAISSAQVNDFIQSEALANELAARFWIQQGNQKFAKLYMTEAYYGYTRWQATRKVQQLDQNYRHLINKVATAPLYKKTRTTSSSSSTEMDTGSSLDFATIMKASQALAGEILLERLLTKLMEILLENTGATVGYLLLNKSPETAISHLEDFLIEASVSVTHKKVAVLQSLAIGNKLPKSIINYVLRTNQNLVLEDANQEHKYSGDPYFQLFPPKSILCTPLLNQGKLTGIIYLENNLTASAFTYDRIGVVQLLSGQAAISIDNARLYKNLETKVTQRTQELQKALEELQASQQQLIQSEKMAALGQLVAGVAHEINTPLGAILSSSENTSKALTETLAELPKIPEKLNTEQQKCFFDLLEASLESSTAISSRDKRQHKRNVIRELEALNILNNRRIADSLTDMGIYKNVGEFLSILQSPDVDWLLKIAYNIARLQGNNRNIITAVNRASKVVFALKNYARYDHLGDPQRVNIIESIETVLELYHNQLKHGVEVHRDFAAIPDIPCFPDELIQVWTNLIHNGIQAMKNQGDLRIRVLTIEDEVLVQIEDSGQGIPVEIQDRIFEPFFTTKPAGEGSGLGLDIVKKIIEKHRGTLSFTSQPGKTVFTVALPMV; from the coding sequence ATGCAACACAAAACTCTGACCCACTATACCATCACCTCTGAACTGAGCATCGGCACCAAAAACCTGATCTATCGAGGTCATCGCAACAAAGATCAAGTTCCCGTGATTGTCAAAGTTCCAAAAGCTGAATATCCCTCCCTGCGGGAGATTGCCAAGTTAAAGCATGAGTACGAAATCATGCAGGGGTTAACCTTAAATCATGTGGTGCAACCCTTGGGTTTAGAAAAGTACAATCACGGGTTAGCCTTAATTTTAGAGGACTTTGGGGGACAGTCCTTGTATGATGTTATTGCCCAACAAGGCCCCCTCTCCGTTGAGGTTTTTCTGTCAATTGCGATCGCCATTACCAACAGTCTCAGCGAAATTCACCAACACCGCATCATTCACAAAGATATTAAACCCTCCAATATTATTGTAAATTTAGCCACCCAAGACCTTAAAATCACTGACTTTGGTATTTCTTCCCTCTTATCCAGCGAAAATCAAGGCATCAGTACCCCCAACGCTTTAGAAGGTACCCTCGCTTATCTCTCCCCCGAACAAACGGGACGCATGAACCGACTAATTGATTACCGCACCGATTTTTACTCTCTCGGTATCACTTTCTATGAACTCTTAACGGGAGAACTCCCTTTTGATAGTCTTGATCCTATTGAACTAATTCACGCTCATTTAGCCAAAGAACCCCCCAATCCGACAACCCTTAATCCGCAAATTCCCCCCGTTATTAGCAACATTATTTTAAAATTATTAGCTAAGAATGCCGAAGATCGGTATCAAACCGCCATTGCGTTGAAACAGGATCTGCTCAAATGCTCGCAGCAGTGGCAGGAGAGGCAACAGATTGAAGATTTTGCGATCGCCCAAAACAACATCTCGGATCAATTCCAAATTCCGCAAAAACTCTATGGTCGTGAAGCAGAAGTTAAAACCCTCCTCCAAGCCTTTGAAATTGCCAGCTTTGGTCACACCGAATTAATGTTAGTCAGTGGCTATTCTGGCATCGGCAAATCCTCCCTCGTCCATGAAATTCACAAGCCTATTGTTAAACGCAAGGGTTTTTTTATTAGCGGCAAATTTGACCAATTTAAACGCAATATTCCCTATGCTTCTTTAATTGAAGCCTTCCAAGAACTGGTTCAACAACTATTAACCGAAACCGAAGATAAAATTGAGCAATGGAAGCAAAAACTGCTGAAGGCTTTAGGTCAAAATGGAGCCGTCATCATTGACGTTATCCCCGAAGTAGAATTAATCATTGGCCCTCAGCCCCCCGTCCCTCATCTTGGCCCCACAGAATCTCAAAACCGCTTTAATTTAGTCTTTCAAAAGTTTATTGCTGTCTTTACCCAAGCAGAACACCCCCTCGTTATCTTCTTAGATGATTTACAGTGGGCAGACTCTCCCTCCCTTAAATTTCTTAACCTTTTAGTCACCAATCCTGAAAGCCGTTATTTACTCATTATTGGGGCGTATCGAGACAATGAAGTTAGCCCATCTCATCCCCTAATGTTAACCCTTCATGCCATTGAAGAAAGCGAAGTTATAGTTAAAACAATTGAAGTAAAACCGCTTGACTTAGACACAACAAACAAGCTAATTAGTGACACATTATATCGACCAACAGAGGACACCTTAGAACTCGCTCAACTTTGCCATAATAAAACGGGTGGAAATCCCTTCTTTTTGACCCAACTCTTGAAATCTTTGTACAGTGAAGAACTTTTTTATTTCGACTACATTAACGGTCAATGGAATTGGGATGTCGCAGCCATTCGTCAGTGTGACATTACCGAAAATGTCGTTGATTTAATGATTAACAAACTCAGGAAGCTGCCAGCCACCACTCAGGAAAGTTTAAAACTCGCCTCCTGCATCGGGAATCGTTTTAGTTTACACATTTTAGCCACCGTCAGTGAGCAATCCTTACCCGAAGTTGCCAACTCCCTCTGGGATGCCTTACAAGAGGGCTTTATTATCCCTTCTAGTGATACTTATAGAATTCCCTTACTGTGGCAAAAAATAGAGGAAGTAGACAAAATCTCTGTCGATTACCGCTTCCTCCATGACCGAGTACAACAAGCTGCTTATACCCTGATTCCTGAATCAGAAAAAGCCATCACTCACCTCAAAATGGGTCGCTTACTACTGAAACAAGTGACCAACCTTGAGGAAGACGAAAAACTATTTGATATTGTCAACCATTTAAACGCAGGGTCGGCTTTAATTGAAGAAGACAAGGAGAAACATCATTTAGCCTCTTTAAATCTCGTTGCCGGTCAAAAAGCTAAAGATTCCACAGCCTACGAACCCGCCTTAAAATACTTCTCTTCTGGGTTAGTCTATTTAGGTGATAATGCTTGGCAAATGGATTATGATTTAGCCTTTAATTTATATCAAGAACGCTCAGAATGTGAATATTTATGTGGCAATTTTGAAACAGCAGAAAATTTATTTGATCTCATTATTACCCAAGCAAAAACGAGTTTAGAAAAAGCGCAAGTTCAAATTGTCCGCCTTGCCCTATATGACAATACAGGCAAGTTTGTTGAAAATATTCGTCTAGCGTCTCAAACCCTTGAGGTATTTGGCTTAAATATACCCACTGGAGGAGATGATATTCCCCCGGCTTTTGAGGCAGAACTCACAGTTTATCGGGAAAATTTAGCAAAACATAAAATTCCTGAACTTGCATTAATTCCAGATAATACAAACCCAGAAATTGAGATTTGTATGAATGTCTTGATGAATATGACAGGCCCAGCTTATTTCACCAATCAAGACTTACTGGCTTTAATTACTCTTAAAATGGTGAATTTATCGATAGAATACGGCAATTCGGAAGCTTCCGCTCATGGTTATGCCTTTTGGGGAATTGTGGCAGGTTCTCGACTCTTAGAGTACGAAAATGGCTATGAATTTGGGCAATTAGCCTTAAAAATGAATGAAAAGTTCCACACCGCTAACCTGACTTGTAAAGTCTTTAACTTGGTTGCAGGTTTAATTAGTCATTGGCGCAGTCCCATGAAAAATAATCTCCCTATTTTGCGTCAAGGCTATCAAGATGGAGTAAATACGGGAGATGTTTATACCAGTTATATTTCCTATCATGTTATCTTGCAACGGATTTTAATGGGTCATGATTTTAACAGTATTTTAGATGAGTCGGACAAGTTTTTAGACTTTCTGCGGCAAAGTAAAAACCACGTTTTTGTTGGGGTTCAACAAACTTATCAACAAGTCATTCGCAACTTACAAGATTTGACCCGTGAGCAAGCTTCTTTAAGTGATGAAAACTTTGATGAGATGGCCTGTGTACAGATGTGGATGGATAATCAATTCCTCCCCGGTGTTGCGATGTACAACATTTTTAAAATGCAACTGTTATATCTCTATGGGTCTTATTCAGAAGCCTTAGTTTTTGCTAAAGCGAGTTGTAACACCGTTGTTTTTGTCTCAGGCATTCCCAACCAAGTAGAACACAATTTTTATTATTCCCTCACCTTAGCTCAACTCTATCCTACGGCTTCTCCCTCAGATCAGCAACAATATTTTGCCCAACTCGACGAAAATCAAAAAATGCTCAAAATTTGGGCGGATAACTGTCCTGAAAACTTTGGTCATAAATATCTCTTAGTGGAAGCAGAAAAAGCCCGTATTCAAGGCAAGATTCAACAAGCTTTAAACTTGTATGAAGAGGCTATTAGTTCAGCCCAAGTTAATGACTTTATCCAGAGTGAAGCCTTAGCCAATGAACTGGCTGCCCGTTTTTGGATTCAGCAAGGAAATCAAAAATTTGCGAAGTTATATATGACCGAGGCTTATTATGGTTATACCCGTTGGCAAGCCACCCGTAAAGTGCAACAACTGGATCAAAATTATCGACATTTAATTAATAAAGTTGCCACGGCACCCCTGTATAAGAAGACTCGGACAACCAGTTCTAGCAGTTCCACGGAAATGGACACGGGATCTTCTTTAGATTTTGCCACAATTATGAAGGCTTCTCAAGCCTTAGCGGGTGAAATTTTATTGGAACGATTGCTGACTAAGTTAATGGAGATACTCTTAGAAAATACGGGGGCAACTGTTGGTTATTTACTCCTGAATAAATCTCCTGAAACGGCAATTAGTCATCTGGAAGATTTCCTCATTGAAGCGTCTGTCAGTGTTACCCATAAAAAGGTGGCGGTTTTACAAAGTTTAGCTATTGGGAATAAGTTGCCAAAATCTATTATTAACTATGTCCTCCGAACCAATCAAAATTTAGTATTAGAGGATGCAAATCAAGAGCATAAATACAGTGGAGATCCCTATTTTCAACTTTTCCCACCTAAATCTATTCTCTGTACTCCTTTGTTGAATCAAGGTAAATTGACGGGCATTATTTATCTAGAGAATAATTTGACGGCTTCGGCGTTTACCTATGACCGGATTGGGGTGGTTCAGTTACTCTCAGGACAGGCGGCTATTTCGATTGATAATGCCCGCCTTTATAAGAACTTAGAAACGAAAGTAACTCAACGTACCCAAGAACTGCAAAAAGCTTTAGAAGAGTTACAAGCGAGTCAACAGCAGTTAATTCAATCCGAAAAAATGGCGGCACTGGGTCAACTGGTGGCTGGAGTGGCTCATGAAATTAATACTCCATTAGGGGCGATTCTTTCCTCTTCTGAAAATACCAGTAAAGCGTTAACGGAAACGTTGGCGGAGTTGCCGAAAATTCCAGAAAAGCTAAATACGGAACAACAGAAGTGCTTCTTTGATTTACTAGAGGCTTCTTTAGAAAGTTCTACGGCGATTTCATCCCGTGATAAACGTCAACATAAGCGCAATGTTATTCGGGAGTTGGAGGCTTTGAATATTCTCAATAATCGCCGCATTGCGGACAGTTTAACGGATATGGGGATTTATAAGAATGTGGGGGAATTTTTGAGCATTCTACAAAGTCCTGATGTGGACTGGTTGCTGAAGATTGCCTATAATATCGCCCGCTTGCAAGGCAACAATCGGAATATTATAACGGCGGTGAATCGCGCCTCTAAGGTGGTGTTTGCGTTAAAAAATTATGCTCGTTATGACCATTTAGGTGATCCTCAAAGGGTTAATATTATTGAAAGTATAGAGACGGTGCTGGAGTTGTATCATAATCAACTTAAACATGGGGTAGAAGTTCATCGAGATTTTGCGGCTATTCCCGATATTCCTTGTTTCCCGGATGAGTTGATTCAGGTCTGGACGAATTTAATTCATAATGGGATTCAAGCGATGAAAAATCAAGGAGATTTAAGGATTCGGGTGTTGACAATAGAGGATGAAGTTCTGGTTCAGATTGAGGATTCAGGACAGGGAATTCCGGTGGAGATTCAAGACCGGATTTTTGAGCCGTTTTTCACGACAAAACCGGCCGGAGAGGGGAGTGGTTTAGGTCTGGATATTGTGAAGAAAATTATTGAGAAACATCGGGGAACGTTGAGTTTTACCTCTCAACCGGGGAAAACGGTTTTTACGGTGGCTTTGCCGATGGTTTAA
- a CDS encoding aminotransferase class V-fold PLP-dependent enzyme, whose protein sequence is MTNQTPATVPLKQHRQAFPGLADKAYFNFGGQGTMPQASLKAIYQAYEFLQEKGPFSRQVNDWIEQECQLLRHAIASELRTSPATITLTDSVTTGCNIVLWGIQWQAGDHILITDCEHPGIIASVKEVARRFSLRVSTCPIMATLNRGNPSVVIEQHLQPNTRLVVLSHVLWNSGQVLPLPEIIQACRTFKSERPIQILVDAAQSVGQLPLNLSELAVDFYAFTGHKWLCGPAGVGGLYVHPHALEELNPTFIGWRSITMDGAGMPTGWQPDGRRFEVATTAYPQYAGLRQAIATHQAWGPPEERYTKICYNSEYLWQGLYLLPQIECLRSLPPESGLVSFRLTTNEILHPRLAQALEQQGFFVRTLKNPDCIRACVHYLTLPSEMDQLIKVLGSL, encoded by the coding sequence ATGACCAATCAGACCCCTGCCACCGTTCCCCTCAAGCAGCATCGTCAAGCCTTTCCGGGTTTAGCGGACAAGGCTTATTTTAACTTTGGGGGACAGGGAACTATGCCCCAAGCCTCTTTAAAAGCCATTTATCAGGCCTATGAATTCCTGCAAGAAAAAGGCCCCTTTTCTCGCCAGGTCAATGATTGGATTGAACAGGAATGTCAATTATTACGCCATGCGATCGCCTCAGAACTGCGCACCTCCCCCGCCACCATCACCCTCACCGATAGCGTCACCACAGGCTGTAATATCGTCCTCTGGGGCATTCAGTGGCAAGCAGGGGATCATATCCTAATCACCGACTGTGAACACCCCGGAATTATTGCTTCCGTCAAAGAAGTGGCCCGGCGCTTTAGTTTGCGCGTCTCCACCTGCCCCATCATGGCCACCCTCAACCGAGGCAACCCCAGCGTCGTCATCGAGCAACACCTACAACCCAACACCCGCTTAGTCGTGTTATCCCATGTCCTCTGGAATAGCGGCCAAGTGTTACCCCTCCCGGAGATTATCCAAGCTTGTCGCACCTTTAAAAGTGAACGTCCTATTCAGATTCTCGTCGATGCCGCCCAATCCGTCGGACAATTGCCCCTCAATCTCAGTGAACTGGCTGTGGATTTTTACGCCTTCACCGGGCATAAATGGCTCTGTGGGCCGGCTGGAGTGGGGGGGTTGTACGTTCATCCCCACGCCTTAGAAGAACTGAATCCTACTTTTATCGGTTGGCGGAGTATTACCATGGATGGGGCAGGAATGCCCACCGGATGGCAACCCGACGGGAGACGCTTTGAAGTCGCCACTACCGCCTATCCTCAGTATGCGGGGTTAAGACAGGCGATCGCAACCCATCAAGCTTGGGGACCTCCCGAAGAACGCTACACCAAAATCTGTTACAACAGCGAATACCTCTGGCAAGGCCTCTATCTCCTACCCCAAATCGAATGTTTACGCAGCCTTCCCCCCGAATCCGGTTTAGTCTCCTTCCGTCTCACCACCAACGAAATCCTACACCCCCGCCTTGCCCAAGCCCTAGAACAACAGGGCTTTTTCGTCCGCACCCTCAAAAACCCCGACTGTATTCGCGCTTGTGTCCACTATCTCACCCTCCCCTCAGAAATGGATCAATTGATTAAAGTTCTAGGCAGTTTATAG